In Gimesia sp., the following are encoded in one genomic region:
- the ispF gene encoding 2-C-methyl-D-erythritol 2,4-cyclodiphosphate synthase — MATQSLKEQLPDLRVGYGQDCHRLQAEYPLILGGVEIDFELGLVGHSDADVLLHAITDALLGAAGLGDIGEMFPNTDPQWKGADSRKLLQAAFAEVQQAGWQIINLDCTISAERPKLASYKPQIRQSVAETLQLDAQQVNIKAKTGERVGPVGRQEAMTADAVVLLRR, encoded by the coding sequence ATGGCTACTCAATCACTTAAGGAACAGCTGCCCGACCTGCGTGTCGGCTATGGCCAGGACTGTCATCGTCTGCAGGCGGAATATCCGCTGATCCTGGGAGGGGTGGAAATTGATTTTGAACTGGGTCTGGTTGGACACAGTGATGCGGATGTTCTGCTGCATGCAATCACCGATGCCCTGTTGGGAGCAGCGGGTCTGGGGGATATCGGAGAGATGTTCCCCAATACCGATCCGCAGTGGAAAGGCGCCGATTCCCGCAAACTGCTGCAGGCTGCCTTTGCAGAAGTTCAGCAGGCCGGCTGGCAAATCATAAACCTGGATTGCACAATTTCGGCGGAACGTCCTAAACTAGCCAGCTATAAGCCACAAATACGCCAGTCGGTTGCAGAGACACTGCAGCTCGACGCACAACAGGTCAACATTAAAGCCAAAACGGGAGAACGGGTCGGACCGGTCGGAAGACAGGAAGCGATGACCGCCGACGCTGTCGTTCTGCTGCGACGTTAG
- the cysS gene encoding cysteine--tRNA ligase: MTLRIYNTLSRKKEDFQTIKPGKVGIYLCGPTVYKHSHIGHMVGPVIIDTIARYLKYNGYEVKFVNNITDIDDKLINRAAEKNISVEKLAAEMTQDYFDNLETMGIDTITDFPKATDYIDAMLEIIQTLIDQGNAYPLDGDVYFSAESDNNYGCLSGRKIEEMIAGTRVEANDKKKNPADFALWKKSRPGEPAWDSPWGPGRPGWHIECSAMSRKLLGDSFDIHGGGLDLMFPHHENERAQSECCTGKTYVRYWVHNGLMQASDAAGKVGGQHDRHGDVVVDQQAQEADKLSGSKGAASVKELFAVHPPEIVRLFLLSTHYRSPIAFSDENISETGKGMEGFYRFFETFERITGESFYDLTTAQKRDESVTLEGEPGEYFQQLAELRQRFWEAMDDDFNTSGAIGVLFELRSALNALIHEQKLDSPGKDNEQMVAALKTGACLLKELSNLLGVFRKAPVKEQGADDGLVNQLMELIIDIRKDARTNKNWDIADKIRDGLAACQITVEDRPEGSLWRRG, encoded by the coding sequence ATGACGCTAAGAATTTACAACACGCTGAGTCGCAAAAAAGAAGATTTCCAGACGATCAAACCAGGGAAGGTCGGCATTTATCTCTGCGGCCCCACGGTTTACAAGCATTCGCACATCGGCCACATGGTCGGCCCGGTGATCATCGACACCATCGCCCGTTACCTGAAGTACAACGGTTATGAAGTCAAGTTCGTCAACAACATCACGGACATTGATGACAAGCTGATCAATCGGGCAGCCGAAAAGAACATTTCGGTTGAAAAGCTGGCAGCCGAGATGACCCAGGATTACTTCGATAACCTGGAAACAATGGGCATTGATACCATCACCGATTTCCCCAAAGCGACCGACTACATCGACGCGATGCTGGAAATCATCCAGACGCTGATTGACCAGGGGAACGCTTACCCGCTGGACGGCGATGTCTACTTCTCTGCTGAGTCAGACAACAACTACGGCTGCCTGAGTGGTCGGAAGATCGAAGAGATGATCGCCGGCACCCGTGTGGAAGCCAACGACAAGAAAAAGAATCCGGCTGACTTCGCCCTGTGGAAAAAATCGCGTCCGGGTGAACCGGCGTGGGACAGCCCCTGGGGTCCCGGTCGCCCCGGCTGGCACATTGAATGTTCCGCGATGAGCCGCAAACTGCTGGGCGATTCCTTCGACATTCATGGCGGCGGTCTGGACCTGATGTTCCCGCATCATGAAAACGAACGGGCCCAGTCCGAATGCTGCACCGGTAAGACTTACGTGCGTTACTGGGTACACAATGGCCTGATGCAGGCCAGCGATGCTGCCGGCAAGGTCGGCGGTCAGCACGATCGTCATGGAGACGTGGTCGTCGATCAGCAGGCACAGGAAGCCGATAAGCTCTCCGGTTCCAAGGGAGCCGCTTCCGTGAAAGAACTGTTCGCGGTGCATCCCCCCGAAATCGTGCGGCTGTTCCTGCTTTCCACGCATTACCGCAGCCCGATTGCCTTCAGCGATGAAAACATCAGTGAAACCGGCAAGGGCATGGAAGGCTTTTACCGCTTCTTTGAAACATTTGAGCGAATCACAGGCGAAAGCTTCTACGACCTGACAACTGCCCAGAAGCGGGACGAATCGGTCACGCTGGAAGGGGAACCGGGTGAATACTTCCAGCAGCTGGCTGAACTCCGCCAGCGGTTCTGGGAAGCGATGGACGACGATTTCAACACCAGCGGTGCAATCGGCGTCCTGTTCGAACTGCGTTCCGCATTAAACGCGTTGATCCACGAACAGAAACTGGATAGTCCCGGCAAAGACAACGAGCAGATGGTCGCCGCTCTCAAAACAGGTGCCTGCCTGTTGAAAGAGCTCTCCAATCTGTTAGGCGTTTTCCGCAAAGCCCCCGTGAAAGAACAGGGAGCCGACGATGGTCTGGTCAACCAGTTGATGGAGCTGATCATCGACATCCGCAAGGATGCCCGTACCAACAAGAACTGGGACATTGCCGACAAGATCCGCGATGGACTGGCTGCCTGCCAGATCACCGTGGAAGACCGTCCCGAAGGCAGTTTGTGGCGGCGGGGGTAA
- a CDS encoding transcriptional regulator, translating into MNMRLTDDSDSASLPREVIDLGKKIAELPREHQVHLEVSYSRVVESVKRRRRILGLIQEALAQLRLDVKYLMFDLDITKKERDELKARLEET; encoded by the coding sequence ATGAATATGCGACTGACAGACGATTCCGATAGTGCCAGCCTCCCTCGCGAAGTCATTGACCTGGGCAAGAAAATTGCCGAACTGCCTCGGGAGCATCAGGTACACCTCGAAGTTTCCTACTCCCGAGTGGTTGAATCCGTGAAACGCCGCCGCCGTATTCTGGGACTGATTCAGGAAGCGCTCGCACAACTCCGCCTCGATGTGAAATACCTCATGTTCGACCTCGATATTACAAAAAAAGAACGTGATGAACTCAAAGCACGGCTGGAAGAAACCTAA
- the fbaA gene encoding class II fructose-bisphosphate aldolase: MPIATPAQYAAMLDAAQEGSYAYPAMNVTSLPTINGALKAFADKKSDGIIQVSTGGGQFASGLDPKDAVLGAIILAEATHRLAEKYDVLIALHTDHCQPGKVDSFLKPLIAETARRREAGLPNLFQSHMLDASELPLKENLELSVDLLKLCAENEIILEVEAGVVGGEEDGVDNSDQPADKLYTTPEDMVAVYEALNGLGRYMFAATFGNVHGSYKPGAVKLRPEILKAGQEAVMVKYGKEAEFDLVFHGGSGTPEDQLRETLEYGVVKMNIDTDTQYAFTRPVVDHIMKNYDGVLKIDGEVGNKKVYDPRSYLKAAEMGVVERMGEACDDLYSSGKTIFGKV; this comes from the coding sequence ATGCCGATTGCCACCCCAGCTCAATACGCCGCGATGCTGGATGCCGCTCAAGAGGGCAGCTATGCCTATCCCGCGATGAACGTGACTTCACTGCCGACCATCAACGGAGCCCTCAAAGCATTTGCCGATAAAAAATCAGACGGAATTATTCAGGTCTCCACCGGTGGTGGCCAGTTCGCTTCCGGTCTGGATCCGAAGGATGCGGTTCTGGGTGCAATCATTCTGGCAGAAGCCACGCATCGTCTGGCAGAAAAATACGATGTGCTGATCGCATTGCACACCGACCACTGTCAGCCCGGCAAGGTCGATTCCTTCCTGAAGCCGCTGATCGCAGAAACCGCCCGTCGCCGGGAAGCTGGCCTGCCGAACCTGTTCCAGTCTCACATGCTGGACGCTTCAGAACTGCCCTTAAAAGAAAACCTGGAACTGTCGGTCGACCTGCTGAAACTGTGTGCCGAGAATGAAATCATTCTGGAAGTGGAAGCGGGTGTTGTTGGTGGTGAAGAAGACGGCGTCGATAACTCTGATCAGCCCGCCGACAAGCTCTACACGACTCCTGAAGACATGGTTGCCGTTTACGAGGCCTTGAACGGTCTGGGCCGATACATGTTCGCTGCCACCTTCGGTAACGTACACGGCAGCTACAAACCGGGTGCCGTCAAACTGCGTCCGGAAATTCTGAAAGCCGGTCAGGAAGCTGTGATGGTGAAGTACGGTAAAGAAGCCGAATTCGACCTGGTCTTCCACGGCGGTTCAGGAACTCCCGAAGACCAGCTGCGTGAGACTCTGGAATACGGCGTTGTGAAAATGAACATCGACACCGACACCCAGTACGCCTTCACCCGTCCTGTCGTTGATCACATCATGAAGAACTACGATGGTGTGCTGAAGATCGACGGTGAAGTCGGTAACAAGAAAGTCTACGATCCACGTAGCTACCTGAAAGCTGCCGAAATGGGTGTTGTCGAACGTATGGGCGAAGCCTGCGACGACCTCTACTCCTCAGGCAAAACGATCTTCGGCAAGGTCTAA
- a CDS encoding bile acid:sodium symporter family protein: MLQRFLLLWLILLSGVAVIWDDVVPGDFHPFHDSQSYLGYLFTATMFVIGALLPREEVREVFRRWHTVLSGTFVQYTLMPGLGYLMSLFFLDQPELRIGIILVGCVPGAMASNVLTLTARGNVSYSVCLTTSATLLSPLVVPLFLYLAVSGTEIDAVQLAKNSFVNLLTQVVLPVITGHLLSLLVDSFQRVMQRYGATFANFSILWIIATIISLNAARLQQVFFSLALVLLVINLLGYVGGYLSGVAFELDEAKRRALTLEVGMQNAGLGAVLAGQLFPDQELIALPPALYMFGCMLTGTILAQIWSRRTASQAKQVEGSNE, encoded by the coding sequence ATGCTGCAACGATTTCTGCTGCTCTGGCTGATCCTGCTCTCAGGTGTGGCCGTCATCTGGGATGACGTCGTCCCGGGAGATTTTCACCCCTTTCACGATTCACAGTCATACCTGGGATATCTGTTTACCGCGACGATGTTCGTGATCGGAGCGCTGCTGCCCCGCGAGGAAGTTCGTGAGGTCTTCCGACGCTGGCACACTGTATTGAGTGGCACATTTGTGCAATACACGTTGATGCCGGGCCTGGGTTACCTGATGAGTCTGTTCTTCCTGGACCAGCCTGAATTGCGGATCGGAATTATCCTGGTGGGATGTGTGCCGGGCGCGATGGCTTCGAATGTACTCACGCTGACGGCGCGGGGTAACGTGAGTTATTCGGTCTGCCTGACGACATCGGCAACGCTGCTTTCGCCACTCGTGGTGCCCCTGTTTCTGTACCTGGCGGTTTCAGGAACGGAAATCGATGCTGTTCAACTGGCGAAGAACAGTTTTGTCAATCTGCTGACCCAGGTGGTGTTACCCGTGATTACGGGACATCTGTTGTCGCTGCTGGTCGATTCGTTTCAGCGGGTGATGCAGCGTTACGGGGCGACGTTTGCAAACTTCTCGATCCTGTGGATCATCGCCACGATTATCAGCCTGAACGCGGCGCGACTGCAGCAGGTGTTTTTCTCGCTGGCGCTGGTACTGCTGGTGATCAATCTGCTGGGGTACGTCGGAGGGTATCTGTCGGGAGTGGCTTTCGAGCTGGACGAAGCGAAGCGACGGGCACTGACACTGGAGGTCGGCATGCAGAACGCAGGACTGGGTGCGGTGCTGGCGGGGCAGCTGTTTCCTGACCAGGAGTTGATTGCGCTGCCACCCGCACTCTATATGTTTGGCTGTATGTTGACGGGAACGATTCTGGCACAGATCTGGTCGCGAAGAACGGCGTCCCAGGCAAAACAGGTAGAAGGGTCAAACGAGTAA